The genomic region CGCAGTCGGTAGATGGCCTGCAAGTCCGCCACGGTCAGGGACGCCACTTCGGCGCTCCGGGCAGGGCGCAGAATGACCAGGCCTTGAGATTCCAATCGGCGTAACGCTTCACGGATCGGAATGTGACTGACACCGAGTTGGACCGCCAGGTTCCGGATCGAGAACTGCTGACCGGGCGCCAGCGATCCGGTGAGTACCGCACGCCGGATCTCAGCGGTCACCAGATCGACCGCCGAACTGTTCTGCGGTCGAACGGATCGAACCTGCTGGTCTGCCACCGGGGGCCACCTCCTTCGAGGACGTCAGGATTGCATGCTTCAGTCTTGCGACCCCGCAGATCGCTGGCTAGGATATAGCGTATATCTTCGACGAGGGAGTCGCGATGCACAGTCCCACGGAGCAATCGGCGGCCGTGTATCCGTCCGTGCGAGCTCGGTCCACAGGCGAGCAGGACGTGCTGTCGGAGATCGAGCGCAAGATCCTGTGGATCTCCACGGCTGTCATCGACGCCGCGAACGGCATGGCCCGGAAAGACCCGGACGGCTTGAAGGTCGGCGGCCACCAAGCGTCCTGCGCATCAGCGGTCAGCCTCATGACCGCCTTGTGGTTCACCGAGCTCACCGCAGCAGACCGCGTGTCGGTCAAGCCTCACGCCTCCCCCGTTCTGCATGCGATCAACTATCTGCTGGGCGAGTTGCGTGCCGAGCAACTCGAGACGCTGCGCGCGCTGGGCGGCCTGCAGAGCTACCCCAGCCGATCGAAGGACCCCGATACCGTTGACTATTCGACCGGCTCCGTCGGGATCGGCGCAACGGCACCTCTCTGGGGAGCGATAGCCCGTCGCTACGCGGCCTCCGTGGCCACTGTTCCTCACTCGGTCAGCAGCGCGGCACCACCGGTGACGAGCGCGATCGTCGGACGTCAGTTCAGCATCGTGGGCGACGCCGAACTGGATGAGGGTGCCGTGTGGGAGGCGATCCTCGATCCGATGGTCTCCGATCTCGGCGAAATTGTGTGGATCGTCGACTTCAACCGGCAATCACTGGACCGCGTGGTGCCCGACATCTCGGCCGTCCGGCTGCAGGCGATGTTCCGTGCGGCCGGGTGGCAGGTCATCACCCTCAAGTACGGCCGGCTGCTGACAGAGCTGTTCCGTCGGCCGGGCGGCGAGCTGCTCGAGCGGCGCATCGACGAGATGTCCAACCCGGAGTTCCAGCGGCTGCTGCGCTGCTCTCCCGCCGAGTTGCGCGAGCGACTCCCCGGCGCCGACGAAGGGCGGGAGGCGATCAAGGAATTGCTGGCAACGGTGGCCGACGCGACCCTCCACGACGTCATCACCGGCCTCGGTGGCCACGACATTGCGGGCTTGATGGATGCCTTCGAGCAGATCGAGGACCACCGCCCCACCATCATCTTCGCCTACACCATCAAGGGCTATGGACTGCCGAGCGCTGGACACCCGCAGAATCACTCCAACCTGCTCACCTCGGATCAACTGTCCTTGCTCTCCCGTGCGCTCGGTGAGAACACCGACGACCCCTGGCGGGCTTTCACACCCGGATCGGCCGCGGATCTGGTGTGCAAGGACGTCAGTGCCCGGCTGCAGCGACCGACCGTCCCCCCGCCGTCACCGCCGGTGGTCCCCACCGATTTCGGCCGCACCCCCGGCAGCCGGAGTTCGACCCAGCAGTCACTGGGTCGGTTCCTGCTCGACCTGTCCCGCCTGGCCCCCGACGTAGCCCGCCGGGTGGTGACGGTGGCGCCGGACGTGGCCTCCAGCACCAACCTCGGGGGATGGCTGAACAAGGTAGGAGTCTGGTCTCCGGCCGCACGCACCGACTGGTTCGCCGACGACGCCGAAACCCTGCTCCACTGGGATGAGCGCCCGAGTGGTCAGCACATCGAACTGGGTATCGCCGAGGTCAATCTGGTCGGTCTGCTCGGTGAGCTCGGATCCACCTGGAGTCGGTGGGGCCAGACCCTGCTGCCGATCGGCACGCTGTACGACCCGTTCGTCACCCGGGCGCTGGAGCCGTGGTCGTTCGGCGTGTACGCGGGCGGGCAGTCCATCATGGTCGGAACTCCTTCCGGAGTCACGCTGGCCGCCGAGGGCGGCGCGCACCAGTCGATCATCACCCCGTCCATCGGTCTGGAGCAGCCCGGGGTGGTGGCGTTCGAACCGGCCTTCGCACACGAAGTCGAGTGGTGCATGCTCGATGCGTTGAGCCGCCTGGGACACCGGGACGGATCTTCCAGCTACTTGCGCCTCTCCTCCCGCGTTCTCGATCAGACGTTGGCGGCAGTGCCGGTCGATCCCGCCGCCCGTGAACGACGTCGCCGGCAGGTCGTCGGCGGCGGCTATGCGCTCCGGAGGGCACCGCGCCCTGACATCACCCTGGTCGGCATGGGGGCGATCATGCCCGAGGTGCTGAGCGCCGCAGCGCGCCTGCAAGAGCTGGGATTGGCCGCCGACGTCATCTGTGTCACCAGTGCCGATCGCCTCTACCGTGCATCGCGTGCAGTGCGCGGCTACGGCGACGGAAATCCCTCGGTGCTGTGGCAGGCTTTTCCGGCCGATCGAGCCGTGCCGATGGTCACCGTCCTGGATGGACATCCACACACCCTGTCGTTCCTCGCCACGGTGCACGCAGTGCCGAGCATCAACCTCGGCGTCACCGATTTCGGCCAGACCGGGACCCTGCAAGAGCTCTACCGGCTGCACGGCATCGGTCCCGATGCGATCGTCGGTGCCGCTCTGGATCTTCTGGACCCCCCGACGCAGTCCACATCCGCCGACACCGCCCGCTGAATCCTCGAAGGAGAGAATCGATGCCCGAGAACAAGGCCACGAACTACCCGGTCAACCCACCGAAGCTGCACCACACCACCTTCACCACACTCCGCATGGACCAGATGGTCCAGTGGTACGGCCTGGTGTGTGGGCTCCGCCCCGTCTTCCAGAGCGATGAGGCGTCCTGGATGACCAACGATGCGGCAAACCATCGGATCGCGCTGCTGTCCCCCCCGGGATTGAAGCATCCCACCGACAAGGGTCACGAAACGGGGATCCATCACACTGCATTCGAGTTCGCGACGTTCGACATGTGGCTCAACAACTACATCCGACTGCGGGACCACGGCGTCCTGCCGTTCCTCACTCTGGACCACGGCATCACGATGTCGGTCTACTACCAGGATCCCGACGGCAACGGTGTCGAGATCCAGGTGGACGGATTCGGCGACTGGGCCGCGTCCAGCGAGTGGATAGCGACCGCGCGGGAGTTCGCCGCCAACCCGATCGGGATCTTCTTCGACCCGGAGAAGATCGTGCTCGCTCGCGAGGAGGGCATGTCCTTCCAGGAGATCCACGAGCGGACGCGGGCAGGCGAGTATTTGCCGGCGACCATTCCCGAAGACATCTTCCTGCCCGAGGTCTGGTGAGCTGAGTGCGTGCACTGACGATCACCAACGCGAGAGTCTTCGACGGAACCCGGCTGAGCGAGCCACGGTCAGTGCGGATCATCGATGGGCTCATCGACGAGTCCCGCGCCGGAGCAGCTCACGACGAGGTTGTTGATGCCGAGGGCGGCGTACTTCTGCCAGGTCTGATCGACGGGCACGTCCACATCGACGACCCCGGCCAGACCCTCACATTGGCCCGATGGGGTGTGAGCACCGCCCTGGACATGGGGGCCAAGGACCCCGGTCTGATCAGAGAATGCCGCGACCAGACGGGTCGGACCTCGCTGCGCAGCGCAGGATTTCCGGCCGGGCCGGTGACCGGAACCCACATAGCTCGGCTCGGCTATCCCGCCTGGATCGCGATCGCCGAGGCTGATGACGCCGTCGGCTGGGTCGCTCAACGGGCAGCGGAAGGATCGGACTACATCAAGGTGCTGCTCGAGCCTCAGATCCCCGGGCAGCCCGAGCCGCTCTCCCCCACCACTGCCGCGGCAGTGGTGGACGCCGCCCACGCCGGCGGTCGACGGGTCGTCATGCACACCACGACCGTGGACACCGTCCGGATCGCCGTCACCGCCGGCGCAGACGTCTTCACCCACTCGCCGCTGGCCGGCGCACCCGACGCCGAATTGGTGCAGCAGATCGTGGATGCTGACACGGTCGCCGTTCCAACCCTGTCGATGATGAAGGCGCTCGCTGACCATTGGCCATTTCCGGTGCGTCCGCCCGAGGTTGCCTTCGAGAACGCTTTGGCGTGGGTCGGGGCCCTGCACCGTGCCGGGGTGAGCATCGTGGCCGGGACCGACGCGAATGCAGACCCGGCCACCCCTGCTCGGGTGCCCCACGGCGAATCCCTGCACGACGAACTCGCCTTGATGGTGGAGGCGGGACTCACCCCGGTCGATGCCCTCCGAGCCGCAACCGAGGTCTCCGCGAACCGGTTCGGGCTCAGCGATCGCGGTGCGATCCGCTCCGGCTTACGGGCTGACCTCCTGCTGGTGGCCGCAGATCCGACGGTCGACATCGCCGCGACTCGCGACATCCGCGGCGTCTGGATCGCCGGCGAGAGAGTCCGGTGAGCGGAGCATGATCAGTACCCCGGTGCTGGTGGTCGGCGGGGGTCCCGTCGGACTGACCGCGGCCCTGGAACTGGCGCACCACGGCGTCGCGAGTGTGGTCCTGGAACCCCGCGTCGTCGTTGACCACCAACGGCCCCGGGCCAAGACGACGTCCGCGCGCAGCATGGAGCTGTTCCGGCGAACGGGGGTGGCAGCAGAGATCCGGCGGCGAGCCGCGCTCCCCGCAGCGTGGTCGCACGAGATCCGCTTCTGCACGACGGTGTTGGGCGCAGAGGTCACCCGGATGAGCCACACCCTCGGTCTGGAACTGATCGATTCCCCGCTCACGTCCGAGTCCGCGCAACAGGTGACCCAGCCCGTAGTGGAGGAGGCACTCCGAGCAGTGATCGCCGAGCAACCCCTGGTGCGGACCCTGTTCGGGTGGCAGGCCAACACGATCACCTTGGCCGGAGACCGCCGCCAGGTACGGGTGCTGGACGGGTCGGGTGAGTCCGACGACATCGAGTTCCGGTACCTTATCGGCGCCGACGGATCACGGAGCGTCGTCCGGGAGGCGTTGGGGGCCCACTATGTCGGTGCACCAGGCGGTCGACCCAACGTCAACATCACGTTCCGGTCCGAGCAGCTCCGAGACCGGCTCTCCGGCACGCCTGCCGTGCATCACTGGGTGCTCAATCCCGCCGCTCCCGGCGTCGTGGGCGCTCTTGACCTGGCCGGCACCTGGTGGGCCATCGCCACCGGCACCGCATCGATCGCCGACGACGACGAGGCAGCCGCACTGGTCCGAGCACTGGTCGGCGACGACATCGATGTCCGGATCATTGCCACCGACCCCTGGCAGGCGCGCTTGCTGCTGAGCGACTCCTACGGCCGCGACGGCGCCTACCTGGTGGGTGACGCGGCCCACCAGAATCCGCCGTGGGGTGGCCACGGATTCAACACCGGGGTCGGGGATGCGGTGAACCTTGCCTGGAAGATCGCAGCGGTGCTCAACGGCTGGGCACCACCGGAGCTCCTGGACAGCTACGAAGCCGAACGCCGCCCGGTGGCCGAACGGACCATCGAGCTGGCCGCCGTCAACATGCGGGCACTGCCGATCGAACTCGGGAACCCGGCCATGACCACCGCCGGCCTCCCCGGCCAAGCCGCTCGCGAGGCTGCGGCCACCGCCATCGAGAGCGTGAAGCGCTCCGAGTTCTACAGCCTGGGTCTGGTCCTGGGCCATACCTACGGGCCGGATCCGGCGGCCCACTCCTCCAGCACCGAGATCTACCAACCCCAGGTACAACCGGGAAACAGGCTGCCGCACCAACGATCGATGGATGGGCAGTCCTTGTACGACCTGCTCGGCCCGGAATTCACCGTCCTCGGTCCAGCGGAGGCGGCCGGGCCGCTGGTCACAGCGGCTGCACAGCTCGGGGTCCCCCTGATGCAGGTGGATCCGCAGCAGAACCACTTCGCCGCAGTGGACGGAACCAGGGCGGTGCTCGTGCGGCCGGACCAACACATCGCCTGGGTCGGCCAGCCGTCCGCACCCGACACGGACGACCGATCGGAGTGCCACCCGCGGGACATCATCAGAACGGCACTCCGCGGCTTCAACCCCCCGAAGACCCCCGCCGCGACACCCTGAGCGCGCGGCGGCCGCCAGACGAGCTGAAGGAAACAACATGCGCATCGCCAACATCGCCGGCCGACTGAACCTGGTCGACGGTCCACTCGCCGTCGACGTCCAGACCACCAGCAGTTCGACGTTCGAGGCCGATCCCGCGGCCGTGTACGCACGGTGGCACGAGTTCGCCACCTGGGCCGCCCGTCAGGACGTCCGTCACTCCACAGCAGCAGTGGCCTTCGATCCGAGCCGGCTGGGTGCGCCATCGCCGAGTGCGCGACAGGTGTTCGGCATCGGACTGAACTACGCCGACCACGCAGCGGAAGCAGGTCTTCCGATCCCGCAGCAACCGCTGGTCTTCACCAAGTTCGCTTCCTCTGTCACCGGCCCGCAGACCGACGTCGAGCTCCCCGGTGACACGGTCGACTGGGAGGCGGAACTGGTCGTGGTCATCGGTCAGGGCGGCCGACACATCGACGTACCCGAGGCCGCAGCCCGGATCGCCGGCTACACCGTCGGGCAGGACATCTCAGAGCGGACCGTCCAATGGCAGGGTGAACCCGCACAGTTCAGCGTCGGGAAGTCCTTCGCCGGATTTGCCCCAACGGGGCCCTTCCTGGTCACCCCTGACGAGTTCGAGGATCCGGCTCGCCTCCATCTGTCCTGCACCATCACCGATTCCGCCGGCTCCACCACCACCGTTCAGGACGGATCCACCGAACAGCTGATCTTCTCGATTCCAGAACTCGTCAGCAGGCTCTCCCAGATCGTGGAACTGCTGCCCGGAGACCTGATCTTCACCGGCACCCCGCCGGGTATCGGAGCGGCCAGGAAGCCTCCGAGGTTTCTGACGCCCGGAGATGTCCTGACCACCGAGATCGACGGCATAGGGCGTTTGGTGCAACGATTCATCACCGCCGGGCACCGATGATCCTGGTGACCGCTGCGGCCGGCAACCAGGGTCGGCAGCTGATCCCGAAGCTGGTCCGGTCCGGCGAGCAGGTCCGTGCTTGTGTGCAATCGGAAGCCTCCGCCCGGCGCCTGCGATCGGCCGGAGTGAGCGAGGTCCTGATCGGCGACCTCGGCGATCCACGGGTCCAGGTCGAGGCGGTACGCGGAGTCCGGAGCGTCTATCACGTCGGACCGACCGCCCACCCGCTGGAGCGCCGGATGGGGATGGGCCTGGTGGATGCGGCACGCGAGGCGGGCGTTGGCCATTTCGTGTTCAGTTCGGTCCTGCACGCCATCACCACCGATCTGGTCCAACACGAGATCAAACGCGACGTCGAGGAACACCTGCTGTCGTCGGGGTTGGAATTCA from Nakamurella sp. A5-74 harbors:
- a CDS encoding fumarylacetoacetate hydrolase family protein — its product is MRIANIAGRLNLVDGPLAVDVQTTSSSTFEADPAAVYARWHEFATWAARQDVRHSTAAVAFDPSRLGAPSPSARQVFGIGLNYADHAAEAGLPIPQQPLVFTKFASSVTGPQTDVELPGDTVDWEAELVVVIGQGGRHIDVPEAAARIAGYTVGQDISERTVQWQGEPAQFSVGKSFAGFAPTGPFLVTPDEFEDPARLHLSCTITDSAGSTTTVQDGSTEQLIFSIPELVSRLSQIVELLPGDLIFTGTPPGIGAARKPPRFLTPGDVLTTEIDGIGRLVQRFITAGHR
- a CDS encoding pyruvate dehydrogenase, whose product is MHSPTEQSAAVYPSVRARSTGEQDVLSEIERKILWISTAVIDAANGMARKDPDGLKVGGHQASCASAVSLMTALWFTELTAADRVSVKPHASPVLHAINYLLGELRAEQLETLRALGGLQSYPSRSKDPDTVDYSTGSVGIGATAPLWGAIARRYAASVATVPHSVSSAAPPVTSAIVGRQFSIVGDAELDEGAVWEAILDPMVSDLGEIVWIVDFNRQSLDRVVPDISAVRLQAMFRAAGWQVITLKYGRLLTELFRRPGGELLERRIDEMSNPEFQRLLRCSPAELRERLPGADEGREAIKELLATVADATLHDVITGLGGHDIAGLMDAFEQIEDHRPTIIFAYTIKGYGLPSAGHPQNHSNLLTSDQLSLLSRALGENTDDPWRAFTPGSAADLVCKDVSARLQRPTVPPPSPPVVPTDFGRTPGSRSSTQQSLGRFLLDLSRLAPDVARRVVTVAPDVASSTNLGGWLNKVGVWSPAARTDWFADDAETLLHWDERPSGQHIELGIAEVNLVGLLGELGSTWSRWGQTLLPIGTLYDPFVTRALEPWSFGVYAGGQSIMVGTPSGVTLAAEGGAHQSIITPSIGLEQPGVVAFEPAFAHEVEWCMLDALSRLGHRDGSSSYLRLSSRVLDQTLAAVPVDPAARERRRRQVVGGGYALRRAPRPDITLVGMGAIMPEVLSAAARLQELGLAADVICVTSADRLYRASRAVRGYGDGNPSVLWQAFPADRAVPMVTVLDGHPHTLSFLATVHAVPSINLGVTDFGQTGTLQELYRLHGIGPDAIVGAALDLLDPPTQSTSADTAR
- a CDS encoding FAD-dependent monooxygenase; translation: MISTPVLVVGGGPVGLTAALELAHHGVASVVLEPRVVVDHQRPRAKTTSARSMELFRRTGVAAEIRRRAALPAAWSHEIRFCTTVLGAEVTRMSHTLGLELIDSPLTSESAQQVTQPVVEEALRAVIAEQPLVRTLFGWQANTITLAGDRRQVRVLDGSGESDDIEFRYLIGADGSRSVVREALGAHYVGAPGGRPNVNITFRSEQLRDRLSGTPAVHHWVLNPAAPGVVGALDLAGTWWAIATGTASIADDDEAAALVRALVGDDIDVRIIATDPWQARLLLSDSYGRDGAYLVGDAAHQNPPWGGHGFNTGVGDAVNLAWKIAAVLNGWAPPELLDSYEAERRPVAERTIELAAVNMRALPIELGNPAMTTAGLPGQAAREAAATAIESVKRSEFYSLGLVLGHTYGPDPAAHSSSTEIYQPQVQPGNRLPHQRSMDGQSLYDLLGPEFTVLGPAEAAGPLVTAAAQLGVPLMQVDPQQNHFAAVDGTRAVLVRPDQHIAWVGQPSAPDTDDRSECHPRDIIRTALRGFNPPKTPAATP
- a CDS encoding amidohydrolase family protein, whose product is MRALTITNARVFDGTRLSEPRSVRIIDGLIDESRAGAAHDEVVDAEGGVLLPGLIDGHVHIDDPGQTLTLARWGVSTALDMGAKDPGLIRECRDQTGRTSLRSAGFPAGPVTGTHIARLGYPAWIAIAEADDAVGWVAQRAAEGSDYIKVLLEPQIPGQPEPLSPTTAAAVVDAAHAGGRRVVMHTTTVDTVRIAVTAGADVFTHSPLAGAPDAELVQQIVDADTVAVPTLSMMKALADHWPFPVRPPEVAFENALAWVGALHRAGVSIVAGTDANADPATPARVPHGESLHDELALMVEAGLTPVDALRAATEVSANRFGLSDRGAIRSGLRADLLLVAADPTVDIAATRDIRGVWIAGERVR
- a CDS encoding VOC family protein → MPENKATNYPVNPPKLHHTTFTTLRMDQMVQWYGLVCGLRPVFQSDEASWMTNDAANHRIALLSPPGLKHPTDKGHETGIHHTAFEFATFDMWLNNYIRLRDHGVLPFLTLDHGITMSVYYQDPDGNGVEIQVDGFGDWAASSEWIATAREFAANPIGIFFDPEKIVLAREEGMSFQEIHERTRAGEYLPATIPEDIFLPEVW